In Myotis daubentonii chromosome 6, mMyoDau2.1, whole genome shotgun sequence, a genomic segment contains:
- the LOC132237373 gene encoding uncharacterized protein LOC132237373, with protein sequence MRRRSGSPGSSGLDSFREPGGATPTPPDTYFSLNLSEQQSPPAPRSRFPERPRPETDPRQPPSAEEAAEGRGAARAGAVGACVPAPRPAQQVRPGPTSPARPGLLTPTKFCDPAAGSEATSAGFAAPSKPPPPGPLPSPPSSPPPPPPPRRASALTHTAVAAHALWRAGVTKQPLGGRRAVSQCFGPGGRLRRVVLVFRTHPTPCPSELGPRVWLPFGTWLRVSDVTIRHCVASPSSSLRMGRSPA encoded by the coding sequence ATGAGGCGCCGTTCTGGGAGCCCGGGCTCCTCCGGGCTTGACTCATTCCGGGAGCCTGGCGGAGCCACCCCGACGCCCCCGGACACCTACTTCTCACTAAACCTTTCAGAACAACAGTCTCCGCCGGCCCCTCGCAGCCGCTTCCCAGAGCGCCCGCGTCCCGAAACTGACCCTCGTCAGCCCCCGTCCGCGGAGGAAGCGGCGGAGGGGCGTGGAGCGGCGCGCGCAGGTGCGGTGGGGGCGTGCGTCCCCGCGCCCCGGCCCGCGCAGCAGGTGCGGCCAGGCCCCACCTCCCCTGCGAGGCCCGGGCTACTCACCCCGACCAAGTTCTGCGACCCAGCCGCCGGCTCAGAGGCCACTTCCGCCGGCTTCGCAGCCCCCTCGAAGCCACCGCCCCCTGGGCCCCTGCCGTCGCCGCCGtcctcgccgccgccgccaccgccgccgcggCGCGCGTCCGCTCTCACGCACACCGCCGTGGCCGCGCACGCGCTTTGGCGCGCTGGCGTCACTAAGCAACCGCTGGGCGGCCGGCGGGCGGTGTCCCAGTGTTTCGGGCCCGGAGGTCGCCTCAGGCGGGTTGTGCTGGTTTTCCGCACCCACCCGACCCCTTGCCCTTCGGAGCTGGGGCCCAGGGTGTGGCTGCCCTTCGGCACCTGGCTCCGGGTAAGTGACGTCACCATACGTCACTGTGTGGCGTCACCGAGCTCATCACTGCGAATGGGAAGGTCCCCGGCTTGA